A DNA window from Halomicrobium mukohataei DSM 12286 contains the following coding sequences:
- the ygfZ gene encoding CAF17-like 4Fe-4S cluster assembly/insertion protein YgfZ, which produces MTVIEGVHEDRGATFRTVGGNRVVANYGRPERVHRAVRQVVGVIEMGYGVVTVTGDDRIDFVDNAVSNRVPTADGDGVYSLLLDPQGHVETELYVYNAGERLLLFVPPARADPLVEDWREKTFIQDVTIADATDEFAVFGVHGPKATEKIASVLNKTATPETPLSFVRGSMVDAGVTVVRSDGLVGEEGFEVVCSADVARDVYDTLENRGLNAAPFGYDTWDALTLEAGTPLFDTEIEGQIPNVVGLANGVDFEKGCFVGQEVVSRVHNRGRPSKRLVGLTCGAVPESGAAVFVDDASVGAVTRAVESPTREEPIALARVDYELPDGTPSVRVDGGEVDAELAALPFVTGSDESARLPRYER; this is translated from the coding sequence ATGACTGTCATCGAGGGCGTTCACGAGGATCGCGGCGCGACGTTCCGGACGGTGGGCGGGAACCGCGTCGTCGCCAACTACGGTCGCCCCGAACGAGTCCACCGGGCGGTCCGGCAGGTCGTCGGCGTGATCGAGATGGGGTACGGCGTCGTCACAGTCACCGGCGACGACCGGATCGACTTCGTCGACAACGCCGTCTCGAACCGCGTCCCGACCGCCGACGGCGACGGGGTCTACTCGCTGCTGCTCGACCCGCAGGGCCACGTCGAGACCGAACTCTACGTCTACAACGCGGGCGAGCGACTGCTGCTTTTCGTCCCGCCGGCCCGCGCCGACCCCCTCGTCGAGGACTGGCGCGAGAAGACGTTCATCCAGGACGTGACGATCGCCGACGCGACCGACGAGTTCGCGGTCTTCGGGGTCCACGGCCCCAAGGCGACGGAGAAGATCGCGAGCGTGCTCAACAAAACCGCGACGCCCGAGACGCCGCTCTCGTTCGTCCGCGGGTCGATGGTCGACGCCGGTGTGACCGTCGTTCGCAGCGACGGGCTGGTCGGCGAAGAGGGGTTCGAGGTCGTCTGCAGCGCCGACGTGGCCCGCGACGTGTACGACACCCTGGAGAACCGCGGTCTCAACGCCGCTCCCTTCGGCTACGACACGTGGGACGCGCTGACCCTGGAGGCGGGGACGCCGCTGTTCGACACCGAGATCGAGGGCCAGATTCCGAACGTCGTCGGCCTCGCGAACGGCGTCGACTTCGAGAAGGGCTGTTTCGTCGGCCAGGAGGTCGTCTCGCGTGTCCACAACCGCGGCCGGCCCTCGAAGCGACTCGTCGGACTCACCTGTGGTGCGGTCCCCGAGTCGGGGGCCGCGGTCTTCGTCGACGACGCCAGCGTCGGCGCGGTGACGCGAGCCGTCGAGAGCCCGACCCGCGAGGAACCGATCGCCCTCGCACGCGTCGACTACGAACTACCCGACGGGACGCCGTCGGTCCGGGTCGACGGCGGCGAAGTGGACGCCGAGCTGGCCGCCCTGCCCTTCGTCACCGGCTCGGACGAGTCCGCGCGACTCCCGCGGTACGAGAGATAG
- a CDS encoding type II toxin-antitoxin system VapC family toxin translates to MIAFDTCFLLDYLDGVDAAGAYLEAHEDKPLFAPSLALFEVYRGAARTDGVDGIERVASALDWLEPLPLSEPVTREAALIEAELLDAGERINLGDTLIAGVCRHNGASLVTRDEHFERVSALETESY, encoded by the coding sequence ATGATCGCGTTCGACACCTGTTTTCTCCTGGATTACCTCGACGGCGTCGACGCTGCCGGGGCGTACCTCGAAGCCCACGAAGACAAGCCCCTTTTCGCGCCGTCGCTGGCGCTCTTCGAGGTGTATCGCGGGGCCGCTCGAACCGACGGTGTCGACGGGATCGAGCGCGTTGCGTCCGCGCTCGACTGGCTCGAACCGCTCCCGTTGTCCGAACCAGTGACGAGAGAAGCCGCTCTGATCGAAGCCGAACTCCTCGATGCCGGGGAGCGAATCAATCTCGGCGACACGCTCATCGCTGGCGTCTGCCGACACAACGGGGCGTCGCTCGTCACGCGAGACGAACACTTCGAGCGGGTCTCTGCCCTCGAAACCGAGTCGTACTGA
- a CDS encoding antitoxin VapB family protein → MGTKSLTITDEAYERLREHKREDESFTDVINRLTGSDRDVMKGFGAMSGVDGFREAVTATRDDLDGDLRERSER, encoded by the coding sequence ATGGGTACCAAGAGTCTCACGATCACGGACGAAGCGTACGAGCGATTACGGGAACACAAACGCGAGGACGAGAGTTTTACCGACGTGATCAACCGTCTCACCGGGAGTGATCGCGACGTGATGAAGGGGTTCGGGGCGATGAGCGGCGTCGACGGCTTTCGGGAAGCCGTCACGGCGACGCGTGACGATCTGGATGGCGACCTCCGAGAACGATCCGAGCGATGA
- a CDS encoding geranylgeranyl reductase family protein — MHDFVVVGCGPAGARFARRASEAGHDVLAFEQGTVGEPLACSGHVSTDIWEFVPDDARDELFQNEIRGARFHRGGPDSEAHRFYKDEAISNVIDRVGLDRRLADCAREAGVDLREEHTVLDVTERTDHVTVEVRGPDGTETHDARMVAGCDGPQSRVRRALDLPEPGELLHGVLGFTETVDRQHFVDVHLSVPRFFAWRIPRGEAGVEYGLATPPGHDVSERFEAFTADYGVDTDRRCSGLIPIGPPKRVTGRRSFLIGDAAAQTKPFTGGGILYGMTAADHAAREIDPDRPGTLGDYERAWRDDLRTDIRLGHLVRAGYSLPGVVQKAGMKAFEGEIGVHMDRPSTLFSREQLKALLTRS, encoded by the coding sequence ATGCACGATTTCGTCGTCGTTGGCTGCGGGCCGGCGGGCGCGCGGTTCGCCCGGCGGGCGAGTGAGGCCGGCCACGACGTGCTCGCATTCGAGCAGGGGACCGTCGGCGAGCCACTCGCCTGTTCGGGCCACGTCAGTACCGACATCTGGGAGTTCGTCCCCGACGACGCCCGCGACGAACTCTTTCAAAACGAGATCCGCGGTGCCCGGTTCCATCGCGGCGGCCCCGACAGCGAGGCCCACCGCTTCTACAAGGACGAGGCGATCTCGAACGTCATCGACCGCGTCGGGCTGGATCGGCGACTGGCCGACTGCGCTCGCGAGGCCGGCGTCGATCTGCGGGAGGAGCACACGGTGCTCGACGTGACCGAACGCACCGACCACGTCACCGTCGAGGTCCGCGGTCCCGACGGGACGGAGACCCACGACGCGCGGATGGTCGCGGGGTGTGACGGGCCGCAGTCTCGCGTCCGGCGCGCACTCGACCTGCCCGAACCCGGCGAACTCCTCCACGGGGTGCTCGGGTTCACCGAGACGGTCGACCGCCAGCACTTCGTCGACGTACACCTCTCCGTGCCGCGCTTCTTCGCGTGGCGCATTCCCCGCGGCGAGGCCGGCGTCGAGTACGGGCTGGCGACGCCGCCGGGCCACGACGTGAGCGAGCGCTTCGAGGCGTTCACCGCGGACTACGGCGTCGACACGGACCGGCGCTGCTCGGGGCTCATCCCGATCGGGCCACCGAAGCGCGTGACCGGCCGCCGCTCGTTCCTGATCGGCGACGCTGCGGCCCAGACGAAGCCGTTCACCGGTGGCGGCATCCTCTATGGCATGACCGCCGCCGACCACGCGGCCCGCGAGATCGATCCCGACAGGCCGGGGACGCTGGGCGACTACGAGCGGGCCTGGCGCGACGACCTCCGGACCGACATCCGTCTGGGACACCTCGTCCGCGCCGGCTACTCGCTGCCCGGCGTGGTCCAGAAGGCGGGCATGAAAGCCTTCGAGGGCGAGATCGGCGTCCACATGGATCGCCCGTCGACGCTGTTCTCTCGTGAACAACTGAAAGCGCTGCTGACCCGGTCCTGA
- a CDS encoding DUF7562 family protein, with protein MLGSRSSRDVVTCIACGESVSRSDAREYDKHGDRWDRTDKEFEYLCKPCHSDLTHQPRPGLEDLLETVEADADDRDSFLRRYVELAEEKRR; from the coding sequence ATGCTCGGTTCCCGGAGTTCCCGGGACGTCGTCACCTGCATCGCCTGCGGGGAGTCGGTCTCCCGGTCCGACGCGCGCGAGTACGACAAACACGGCGACCGCTGGGACCGCACGGACAAGGAGTTCGAGTACCTGTGCAAGCCCTGTCACAGCGACCTGACCCACCAGCCACGGCCCGGGCTGGAAGACCTCCTCGAAACGGTCGAAGCAGACGCCGACGATCGGGACTCGTTCCTCCGGCGGTACGTCGAACTGGCCGAAGAGAAGCGGCGATAA
- a CDS encoding RNB domain-containing ribonuclease, whose product MSNEDAQAEAGTPEGQGPVEIDEEMARHMANKREELFEKFEIRDAFPPEVMEEAEARTTDVQAEIADEVDEREDLREMTTWTTDPIDAQDFDDAISVEERDDEYVLWVHIADVTHYVNPDTAMWEEAVERGNTVYLPGYTIHMLPPMLAETVCSLVPNEDRLAHTVEMHLDKDDLGYEEIDIYKSVIRSDARLTYTEAERLLDEPETAEELLEDQRVDLAEKTELIWNLADAMHEQRKEEGSLVLNPARDRAHTIIEECMLKANKAVTHELMWDRGVEAMYRVHPQPSPEEWDEALVEIQELDGVSIPGDAWDDPRKAVNATLEQAPGRQLDKIQWAVMKVMPRAKYMNDPFGGHHALNFEIYGHFTSPIRRLSDLINHWIVYTNDVPEDLIALCDRASDKQKAAETCEREYKQFLEEIGLDPSAVNNRGLEVVDED is encoded by the coding sequence ATGAGTAACGAGGACGCGCAGGCCGAGGCCGGCACGCCGGAGGGGCAAGGCCCCGTCGAGATCGACGAGGAGATGGCCCGCCACATGGCCAACAAGCGCGAGGAGCTGTTCGAGAAGTTCGAGATCCGCGACGCGTTTCCGCCCGAGGTGATGGAGGAGGCCGAAGCGCGAACCACTGACGTGCAGGCCGAGATCGCCGACGAGGTCGACGAGCGCGAGGACCTGCGAGAGATGACGACGTGGACCACGGACCCGATCGACGCGCAGGACTTCGACGACGCCATCTCCGTCGAGGAACGGGACGACGAGTACGTCCTGTGGGTCCACATCGCCGACGTGACCCACTACGTCAACCCCGACACCGCGATGTGGGAAGAGGCCGTCGAGCGGGGCAACACCGTCTACCTGCCCGGCTACACCATCCACATGCTGCCACCGATGCTGGCCGAGACTGTCTGTTCGCTCGTCCCCAACGAGGATCGGCTGGCCCACACCGTCGAGATGCACCTCGACAAGGACGATCTGGGCTACGAGGAGATCGACATCTACAAGTCGGTGATCCGCAGCGACGCCCGGCTCACCTACACCGAGGCCGAGCGCCTGCTCGACGAGCCCGAGACGGCCGAGGAGCTACTCGAAGACCAGCGCGTCGACCTGGCCGAAAAGACCGAACTCATCTGGAACCTCGCGGACGCGATGCACGAGCAACGCAAGGAAGAGGGGTCGCTCGTGCTCAACCCGGCCCGTGACCGCGCCCACACGATCATCGAGGAGTGCATGCTCAAGGCCAACAAAGCCGTCACGCACGAACTCATGTGGGATCGCGGCGTCGAGGCGATGTACCGCGTCCACCCCCAGCCCAGCCCCGAAGAGTGGGACGAGGCCCTCGTCGAGATCCAGGAACTCGACGGCGTCTCGATCCCCGGCGACGCCTGGGACGACCCACGGAAGGCCGTCAACGCGACGCTGGAGCAGGCACCGGGCCGACAGCTGGACAAGATTCAGTGGGCCGTCATGAAGGTGATGCCCCGCGCGAAGTACATGAACGACCCCTTCGGCGGCCACCACGCCCTGAACTTCGAGATCTACGGGCACTTCACCTCGCCGATCCGACGGCTCTCGGACCTGATCAACCACTGGATCGTCTACACGAACGACGTGCCAGAGGACCTGATCGCGCTGTGTGATCGCGCCAGCGACAAGCAGAAGGCAGCCGAGACCTGCGAGCGCGAGTACAAGCAGTTCCTCGAAGAGATCGGTCTCGATCCGTCTGCGGTGAACAATCGCGGGCTGGAAGTAGTGGACGAGGACTGA
- a CDS encoding winged helix-turn-helix transcriptional regulator, whose translation MDRTGDEYSVGNGGHDMGPLTAAAAIVGKKWHPRIVVELLRDGPLGFNDLKESVDGISDKVLSESLDDLQERDIVHRTVIDDKPVRVEYSLTEWGEELEQVVTAMDEWGTRYLDRTDESAE comes from the coding sequence ATGGACAGAACGGGGGACGAGTACTCGGTGGGCAACGGGGGACACGATATGGGCCCACTGACTGCGGCGGCGGCGATCGTGGGGAAAAAGTGGCACCCACGTATCGTCGTCGAGTTGCTGCGCGACGGACCGCTCGGTTTCAACGACCTGAAAGAGAGCGTGGACGGCATCTCGGACAAGGTCCTCTCCGAGAGCCTCGACGACCTACAGGAACGCGATATCGTCCACCGAACCGTCATCGACGACAAGCCGGTCCGGGTGGAGTACTCGCTGACGGAGTGGGGCGAAGAACTGGAGCAGGTCGTTACTGCGATGGACGAGTGGGGCACGCGATACCTCGACCGCACCGACGAGTCTGCGGAGTGA
- a CDS encoding phytoene/squalene synthase family protein, which translates to MVDTDDIKASKSIQQRTGRTFHLATRVLPKRIRHATYVLYAFFRVADDVVDQPDGPGPAVQHERLEEIREAALGHASATGDDAAVLEAFAELRERHDIPDEEVNVFIDAMEMDIARARYETFDDLVEYMRGSAVAVGNMMMDVMDVEQPETARPHAAALAEAFQLTNFLRDVREDIHEYGRVYLPQATLAEHGVTEDDLAEATVTDDFRAVMQTELARTERRYHEGVAGIRYLPEDSQFAVLLSAVLYAEHHRLIRARGYDVLTETPELTRRRRLWLLARTWWHWRRHHDPEAAFYAVSAISEPSPAAETPVGVRDSSQPA; encoded by the coding sequence ATGGTAGACACTGACGATATCAAGGCGAGTAAATCGATTCAACAGCGCACTGGCCGGACCTTCCACCTGGCGACCCGCGTCCTCCCCAAGCGGATCCGCCACGCCACGTACGTCCTCTATGCGTTCTTCCGGGTAGCCGACGACGTGGTCGACCAGCCCGACGGCCCGGGGCCGGCGGTCCAGCACGAGCGCCTCGAAGAGATCCGAGAGGCCGCCCTCGGTCACGCCTCGGCGACGGGCGACGACGCGGCGGTACTGGAAGCGTTCGCGGAGTTGCGCGAGCGTCACGACATCCCCGACGAGGAGGTCAACGTCTTCATCGACGCGATGGAGATGGACATCGCCCGGGCCCGCTACGAGACGTTCGACGACCTCGTGGAGTACATGCGCGGGTCGGCCGTCGCCGTCGGCAACATGATGATGGACGTGATGGACGTCGAACAGCCGGAGACGGCACGGCCACACGCCGCGGCGCTGGCCGAGGCGTTCCAGCTGACGAACTTCCTCCGGGACGTGCGCGAGGACATCCACGAGTACGGTCGAGTTTACCTGCCCCAGGCGACGCTTGCGGAACACGGCGTCACCGAGGACGACCTCGCCGAGGCGACCGTCACCGACGACTTCCGGGCGGTGATGCAGACGGAGCTGGCCCGGACAGAACGACGGTACCACGAGGGTGTCGCCGGAATCAGATACCTCCCCGAGGACAGCCAGTTCGCCGTCCTCCTGTCGGCGGTACTGTACGCCGAACACCACCGACTCATCAGAGCACGGGGCTACGACGTGCTCACCGAGACGCCCGAGCTCACCCGCCGTCGGCGGCTCTGGCTGCTGGCCCGGACCTGGTGGCACTGGCGTCGCCACCACGATCCCGAGGCCGCGTTCTACGCGGTCAGTGCGATCTCCGAGCCGTCGCCCGCCGCGGAGACGCCGGTCGGCGTCCGAGATTCGAGCCAGCCGGCCTGA
- a CDS encoding 50S ribosomal protein L15e yields MARSSYSYIREAWQNPDDGKLAELQWQRQQDWREEGAIERIERPTRLDKARSQGYKAKQGVVVVRTSVRKGGARKERFKAGRRSKRQGVTRITRRKDIQRVAEERATRTYPNLRVLNSYWVGEDGRQKWHEIILVDPEHPAIQNDDDLGWIADDDHTDRALRGLTGAGKRNRGLDTRGKGAEHIRPSLRSNRGRGK; encoded by the coding sequence ATGGCACGAAGTTCGTACTCCTACATTCGAGAAGCGTGGCAGAACCCGGACGACGGCAAGCTCGCCGAACTCCAGTGGCAGCGACAGCAGGACTGGCGCGAAGAGGGCGCTATCGAGCGCATCGAACGCCCGACCCGCCTCGACAAGGCCCGCTCGCAGGGCTACAAGGCAAAGCAAGGCGTCGTCGTCGTGCGAACGTCCGTCCGCAAGGGCGGGGCTCGCAAGGAGCGATTCAAGGCCGGTCGACGCTCGAAGCGCCAGGGCGTCACCCGCATCACGCGCCGCAAGGACATCCAGCGCGTCGCCGAGGAACGGGCCACCCGCACGTACCCGAACCTCCGCGTGCTCAACAGCTACTGGGTCGGAGAAGACGGCCGCCAGAAGTGGCACGAGATCATCCTCGTCGACCCCGAACACCCCGCGATCCAGAACGACGACGACCTGGGCTGGATCGCAGACGACGACCACACCGACCGCGCGCTACGCGGCCTGACCGGTGCCGGCAAGCGCAACCGCGGACTGGACACGCGCGGCAAGGGTGCCGAACACATCCGCCCGAGCCTCCGTAGCAACCGCGGCCGCGGGAAGTAA
- a CDS encoding cobalamin-binding protein: protein MRVVTLLPSATEIVYALGVEPVGVSHECDYPPAASEQPSVNRSRVDPTAASGEINEQVAAAEEEGVYAIERETLASLDPDLIVTQGVCDVCAVDHVVVEDAVAELGLDAEVLTLDVHSLDDLFESIQRIGDVLGRGERASELVGDLRSRVAEVETTAGRAESTPSVAVLDWTEPVMVAGHWVPEMVASAGGEYGLESAGAHSRPREWDEIRAYDPERLIVSPCGFDLAQIRENLTDLTERPGWAELSAVRNGHVTLVDGHHYVNRSGPRLVDTLEFLGWAIHPDPFDRPPRDAVSR from the coding sequence ATGCGCGTCGTCACGCTGCTGCCGTCGGCGACCGAGATCGTCTACGCGCTCGGCGTCGAGCCGGTCGGCGTCTCCCACGAGTGCGACTATCCCCCGGCGGCCAGCGAGCAGCCGTCGGTGAACCGCTCGCGGGTCGATCCGACGGCCGCGAGCGGCGAGATCAACGAGCAGGTCGCCGCCGCCGAGGAGGAAGGCGTCTACGCCATCGAACGAGAGACCCTGGCGTCGCTCGATCCCGACCTGATCGTCACGCAGGGCGTCTGTGACGTGTGCGCCGTCGACCACGTCGTCGTCGAAGACGCGGTCGCGGAACTCGGTCTCGACGCGGAGGTGCTGACGCTCGACGTACACTCCCTCGACGACCTCTTCGAGTCGATCCAGCGCATCGGAGACGTACTCGGCCGTGGCGAGCGGGCGAGCGAGCTGGTCGGCGACTTGCGCTCGCGGGTGGCCGAGGTCGAGACGACGGCCGGGCGAGCCGAGTCGACGCCGAGCGTCGCCGTCCTCGACTGGACGGAGCCGGTCATGGTCGCCGGCCACTGGGTGCCCGAGATGGTCGCCAGCGCCGGTGGCGAGTACGGGCTGGAGTCGGCAGGCGCACACTCCCGACCGCGCGAGTGGGACGAGATCAGGGCGTACGATCCGGAGCGACTGATCGTCTCGCCCTGCGGGTTCGACCTGGCACAGATCCGCGAAAATCTCACGGACCTGACCGAGCGGCCGGGGTGGGCAGAGCTGTCGGCAGTCCGGAACGGGCACGTCACGCTCGTCGACGGCCACCACTACGTCAACCGGTCGGGACCGCGCCTCGTCGACACGCTGGAGTTCCTCGGCTGGGCGATCCACCCAGATCCGTTCGATCGACCGCCGAGAGACGCCGTCAGTCGCTGA
- the ubaA gene encoding SAMP-activating enzyme E1 — protein sequence MVDLDPEQLDRYSRHVIMDDVGPSGQAALLDASVLVVGAGGLGSPVLQYLAAAGIGRLGIVDDDVVERSNLQRQVLHTDDDVGRPKVDSASEFVADRNPDVTVDAYETRLTRDNAEEVIADYDLVVDASDNFGTRYLVNDACTLAGTPVSHGAIYRFEGQVTTFSGEGPCYRCLFPSAPPEGAVPDCATAGVLGVLPGTIGCFQATEVVKWFLDEGESLDGRLLVYDASEMSVDEVPIAPNPDCPVCGSDPALSSVTEAEYDGRCSLSESVSD from the coding sequence ATGGTCGATCTCGATCCCGAACAACTCGACCGGTACTCGCGCCACGTCATCATGGACGATGTCGGGCCGTCCGGCCAGGCGGCACTGCTGGACGCCAGCGTCCTCGTCGTCGGTGCCGGTGGCCTGGGCTCGCCGGTGCTGCAGTACCTCGCGGCCGCGGGTATCGGACGGCTGGGCATCGTCGACGACGACGTGGTCGAACGGTCGAACCTCCAGCGGCAGGTGCTTCACACCGACGACGACGTGGGCCGACCGAAGGTCGACAGCGCCAGCGAGTTCGTCGCCGATCGCAACCCCGACGTGACCGTCGACGCCTACGAGACGCGACTCACGCGGGACAACGCCGAGGAGGTGATCGCCGACTACGACCTCGTCGTCGACGCCTCCGACAACTTCGGGACCCGGTACCTGGTCAACGACGCCTGTACGCTGGCCGGAACGCCGGTCTCCCACGGCGCGATCTATCGCTTCGAGGGACAGGTGACGACGTTCTCGGGCGAGGGTCCCTGCTATCGCTGCCTGTTCCCGTCGGCACCGCCAGAGGGGGCGGTGCCGGACTGTGCGACTGCCGGCGTGCTGGGCGTGCTGCCGGGGACGATCGGCTGTTTCCAGGCGACGGAGGTCGTCAAGTGGTTCCTCGACGAGGGCGAGAGTCTCGACGGACGGTTGCTCGTGTACGACGCGAGCGAGATGAGCGTCGACGAGGTGCCGATCGCGCCGAACCCGGACTGCCCGGTCTGTGGCTCCGATCCGGCGCTGTCGTCGGTGACCGAGGCCGAGTACGACGGCCGCTGCTCGCTCTCGGAGTCTGTCAGCGACTGA
- a CDS encoding methyl-accepting chemotaxis protein, translated as MSDTEPRAEPDLSTASDLDEDLDTDIDDQIEQRVDRQAGYDNDAASEIQTSIAELQASSEDIAQEVDDIRGRAAEQHEGMSQIAEEVSNLSAAVEEIASSSEQVSTATEEATALADRGQENAQDVYGAMERIQGAADSVTEDVRTIQRSVAEIDEIVEVINDIADQTNMLALNASIEAARAGEAGEGFAVVADEVKSLAEQAQSEASEIEQMVGRIQGNTENAVDSLETSNAEIDEGIESVEESVEILDEIGDAVREVNDGIAEVASATDQQAASTEEVASMVDQATAAAEEIAESTAAIAGEADDQTEQIADINRAVDELVADWQAQR; from the coding sequence ATGTCAGACACCGAGCCCCGGGCGGAGCCGGACCTCTCGACAGCCAGTGATCTCGACGAGGACCTCGACACGGACATCGACGATCAGATCGAGCAGCGGGTGGATCGGCAGGCGGGCTACGACAACGACGCCGCCAGCGAGATCCAGACCTCGATCGCCGAACTGCAGGCGTCGTCCGAGGATATCGCCCAAGAGGTCGACGACATCCGCGGCCGGGCCGCCGAACAGCACGAGGGGATGAGCCAGATCGCCGAAGAGGTGTCGAACCTCAGCGCGGCCGTCGAGGAGATCGCGTCTTCCTCAGAACAGGTCTCGACGGCGACCGAGGAGGCGACGGCGCTGGCCGATCGGGGCCAGGAGAACGCACAGGACGTGTACGGCGCGATGGAGCGGATTCAGGGGGCCGCCGACAGCGTGACCGAAGACGTCCGAACGATCCAGCGAAGCGTCGCTGAGATCGACGAGATCGTCGAGGTGATCAACGACATCGCCGACCAGACGAACATGCTGGCGCTCAACGCCTCCATCGAGGCCGCGCGTGCCGGTGAAGCCGGCGAAGGCTTCGCGGTCGTCGCCGACGAAGTCAAGTCGCTCGCCGAACAGGCCCAGTCCGAGGCCAGCGAGATCGAGCAGATGGTCGGTCGCATCCAGGGCAACACCGAAAACGCAGTCGACAGCCTCGAGACCTCCAACGCCGAGATCGACGAGGGTATCGAGTCCGTCGAGGAGTCCGTCGAGATCTTGGACGAGATCGGCGACGCGGTCCGGGAGGTCAACGACGGGATCGCGGAGGTCGCGAGCGCGACCGACCAGCAGGCCGCCTCTACTGAGGAAGTCGCGAGCATGGTCGATCAGGCGACGGCCGCCGCAGAGGAGATCGCCGAGTCGACCGCCGCCATCGCCGGGGAAGCCGACGACCAGACCGAACAGATCGCAGACATCAACCGCGCCGTCGACGAACTCGTCGCCGACTGGCAGGCCCAGCGGTAG